A genomic stretch from Kribbella amoyensis includes:
- the metK gene encoding methionine adenosyltransferase, which translates to MARRLFTSESVTEGHPDKIADQISDSILDALLAEDPKSRVAVETLITTGLVVVAGEVTTTAYVDIPGIVRNRILEIGYDSSLKGFDGASCGVQVAIGSQSPDIAQGVNTAYESRADSSTDALDLQGAGDQGLMFGYASNETPELMPLPITIAHRLSERLSEVRKDGTMAYLRPDGKTQVTVEYDGDQAVRIDTVVVSSQHAADISLDSMLTPDVKKHVVDPILEQFEIDSSDYKLLVNPTGRFEIGGPMGDAGLTGRKIIIDTYGGMARHGGGAFSGKDPSKVDRSAAYAMRWVAKHIVAAGLAARAECQVAYAIGKAAPVGFYVDTFGTETVPVDKITEAVLEVFDLRPAAIIRDLDLLRPIYTQTAANGHFGRTGDDFTWERLDRVDALKAAATK; encoded by the coding sequence GTGGCACGGCGCCTTTTCACGTCCGAGTCGGTGACGGAAGGTCACCCGGACAAGATCGCTGACCAGATCAGCGACTCCATCCTCGACGCCCTTCTGGCCGAGGACCCGAAGAGCCGCGTCGCGGTGGAGACCCTGATCACGACCGGCCTGGTCGTCGTGGCCGGCGAGGTCACCACGACGGCGTACGTGGACATCCCCGGCATCGTCCGGAACCGGATCCTGGAGATCGGCTACGACTCGTCGCTGAAGGGCTTCGACGGCGCCTCCTGTGGTGTCCAGGTCGCGATCGGCAGCCAGTCGCCGGACATCGCGCAGGGCGTCAACACGGCGTACGAGAGCCGCGCCGACTCCTCCACCGACGCGCTCGACCTGCAGGGCGCGGGCGACCAGGGCCTGATGTTCGGCTACGCGTCGAACGAGACCCCGGAGCTGATGCCGCTGCCGATCACGATCGCGCACCGGCTGTCCGAGCGGCTGTCCGAGGTCCGCAAGGACGGCACGATGGCGTACCTGCGCCCGGACGGCAAAACCCAGGTCACGGTCGAGTACGACGGTGACCAGGCGGTCCGGATCGACACCGTCGTGGTGTCCAGCCAGCACGCCGCCGACATCAGCCTCGACTCGATGCTGACGCCGGACGTGAAGAAGCACGTCGTCGACCCGATCCTCGAGCAGTTCGAGATCGACTCCAGCGACTACAAGCTGCTGGTGAACCCGACCGGCCGCTTCGAGATCGGCGGCCCGATGGGCGACGCGGGTCTGACCGGCCGCAAGATCATCATCGACACCTACGGCGGCATGGCCCGGCACGGTGGCGGCGCCTTCTCGGGCAAGGACCCGTCGAAGGTGGACCGCTCGGCCGCGTACGCGATGCGCTGGGTCGCCAAGCACATCGTCGCCGCCGGCCTGGCCGCGCGCGCCGAGTGCCAGGTCGCGTACGCGATCGGCAAGGCCGCCCCGGTCGGTTTCTACGTCGACACGTTCGGCACCGAGACCGTGCCGGTCGACAAGATCACCGAGGCCGTGCTCGAGGTCTTCGACCTGCGTCCGGCCGCGATCATCCGCGACCTGGACCTGCTCCGGCCGATCTACACCCAGACCGCCGCGAACGGCCACTTCGGCCGCACCGGTGACGACTTCACCTGGGAGCGCCTGGACCGCGTCGACGCCCTCAAGGCCGCCGCGACCAAGTAA
- a CDS encoding class I SAM-dependent methyltransferase: MDDCCDPRGYRATFGAGFARRVAGRYRKRGLTRTQRRLVSFLEQREVRGATVLEIGGGVGELQVELLRRGADRATNLELSTGYEDEAAELLEQSGLTGRVARRFVDIATVPDEVEPADIVVLHRVVCCYPDYQKLLTAAGGHARRLLVFSHPPRNPLITGGLWCDSLLRRLRGNSFRAFAHPPDAMIEVLRAQGLTVSYRHRGLAWTVVGLER; encoded by the coding sequence ATGGACGACTGCTGTGATCCTCGCGGCTATCGCGCCACCTTCGGCGCGGGGTTCGCGCGGCGCGTCGCCGGCCGGTACCGCAAGCGCGGCCTGACCCGGACCCAGCGGCGCCTGGTGTCCTTCTTGGAACAGCGGGAGGTACGAGGCGCCACGGTGCTCGAGATCGGCGGCGGAGTGGGCGAGCTCCAGGTCGAGCTGCTCCGCCGGGGCGCCGACCGGGCGACGAACCTGGAACTCTCTACCGGTTACGAGGACGAAGCGGCCGAGTTGCTCGAACAGTCCGGGCTGACCGGGCGGGTGGCCAGGCGGTTCGTGGACATCGCGACAGTGCCGGACGAGGTCGAGCCGGCGGACATCGTGGTGCTGCATCGAGTCGTCTGCTGCTATCCGGACTACCAGAAGCTGCTCACGGCGGCCGGTGGCCATGCGCGGCGACTCCTGGTGTTCTCGCATCCGCCACGCAACCCCCTGATCACCGGCGGCCTCTGGTGCGACAGCCTGTTGCGTCGCCTGCGCGGCAACTCGTTCCGGGCCTTCGCCCATCCACCGGACGCCATGATCGAGGTACTGAGGGCGCAGGGCCTGACCGTCAGCTACCGGCATCGCGGTCTGGCCTGGACCGTCGTCGGACTGGAGCGCTGA
- a CDS encoding winged helix DNA-binding domain-containing protein, whose protein sequence is MSELEWSSVVARRMARHQLQTPAASSPADVVRAMCGAHAQILSAAEVSVALRIDGATRADVQTALWVDRTLVKTFGPRGTVHLLPTEDLPLWTGALSALPWSGGSPVPEARMTDEQTAAVIAAIGDALAADDLTIDELTEEVVARAGSWAGDLVMPAFQVMWPRWRQVIPAAACAGVLCYGPNRGRLTTYTNPHRFAPPFEPEDGEKALTEIVRRYLYSYGPATPQQVAKWLSTSPAFMARVFERSDLAEVELNGNQAWLVRGDTELPDASASGVRLLPYFDAYAVGSHPRDLLFPGKAWTRALAGGQAGNFPVMLIDGIVAGVWHQRRSGRKLSVTVEPLGRLTAARRRALDDEVTRLAEIQDAKPDLTIGEITVGPHA, encoded by the coding sequence ATGAGCGAACTCGAGTGGTCGTCCGTGGTGGCTCGGCGGATGGCTCGGCATCAGCTGCAGACTCCCGCCGCGAGTAGTCCGGCGGACGTTGTCCGGGCGATGTGCGGGGCGCATGCGCAGATCCTGTCCGCGGCTGAGGTGTCGGTCGCGCTGCGGATCGACGGTGCCACCCGGGCCGACGTGCAGACGGCGCTCTGGGTGGATCGGACGCTGGTGAAGACGTTCGGGCCGCGGGGGACCGTGCACCTCCTGCCGACCGAGGACCTGCCGCTGTGGACTGGTGCGTTGTCGGCGCTGCCGTGGTCCGGCGGTTCGCCCGTGCCCGAGGCGCGGATGACGGACGAGCAGACCGCGGCGGTGATCGCGGCGATCGGGGACGCCCTCGCCGCCGACGACCTCACCATCGACGAACTGACCGAGGAGGTGGTCGCGCGGGCCGGATCGTGGGCGGGGGACCTGGTGATGCCCGCGTTCCAGGTGATGTGGCCGCGCTGGCGCCAGGTGATCCCGGCCGCCGCGTGTGCGGGCGTGCTCTGTTACGGCCCGAACCGGGGCAGGCTGACGACGTACACGAACCCGCATCGCTTCGCGCCGCCGTTCGAGCCCGAGGACGGCGAGAAGGCGCTGACCGAGATCGTCCGGCGGTACCTCTACTCCTACGGACCGGCGACGCCGCAGCAGGTCGCGAAGTGGCTCAGTACGTCGCCCGCGTTCATGGCCCGCGTGTTCGAGCGCAGCGACCTGGCCGAGGTGGAGTTGAACGGCAACCAGGCCTGGCTCGTCCGTGGCGACACCGAGCTGCCGGACGCGTCCGCGAGCGGCGTCCGCCTGCTGCCGTACTTCGACGCGTACGCCGTCGGATCGCACCCGCGCGACCTGCTCTTCCCGGGCAAGGCGTGGACGCGCGCGTTGGCCGGGGGACAGGCGGGCAACTTCCCGGTCATGCTGATCGACGGCATCGTCGCCGGGGTCTGGCACCAACGCCGCTCCGGCCGGAAGCTCTCCGTGACCGTCGAACCACTCGGCCGCCTCACCGCCGCCCGTCGCCGAGCACTGGACGACGAGGTCACCCGCCTGGCCGAGATCCAGGACGCCAAGCCCGACCTGACCATCGGCGAGATCACCGTCGGGCCGCACGCCTGA
- a CDS encoding DUF4265 domain-containing protein, which produces MDHQYKEHPTVTCSLIDGQLVPVPDSLEADVTVLLGLPEHGESGQTWEVLVAKRLASQDRVEIRAIPMFAYDLNYGDEVAVLASAEGSLVATGISKDSRNYTFRIWLEHGDSDQIRQILTEFGGMGCLVEAYSAKLMALSCPADAAQAVADALQSCELEGRFVYETGRQRTR; this is translated from the coding sequence GTGGATCACCAGTACAAGGAACACCCCACGGTGACGTGCTCGCTGATTGATGGGCAACTCGTCCCCGTGCCGGACTCGCTTGAGGCCGATGTCACGGTGTTGCTCGGGTTGCCCGAACATGGCGAAAGCGGCCAGACATGGGAGGTCTTGGTCGCCAAGCGACTGGCTAGCCAAGACAGGGTTGAGATTCGAGCCATCCCAATGTTCGCCTACGACCTGAACTACGGCGACGAGGTTGCAGTCCTGGCCTCTGCGGAGGGATCCCTGGTGGCGACGGGTATCTCGAAGGACAGCCGCAACTATACGTTCCGGATCTGGCTCGAGCATGGCGACTCGGATCAGATACGTCAGATCCTCACCGAGTTCGGTGGGATGGGATGCCTGGTCGAGGCGTACAGCGCCAAACTCATGGCGCTTTCATGCCCGGCAGATGCAGCCCAGGCCGTCGCAGACGCGCTTCAAAGCTGCGAACTTGAGGGGCGTTTCGTCTACGAGACCGGCCGCCAGAGGACACGCTGA
- a CDS encoding DUF4395 domain-containing protein, whose protein sequence is MRSTSGGACPLRAQVDPRLLRFSAAATACVLAVVLLVVGAARPLGLGLLASQVAVFAFTAFVSFQWSVWAQLFARFIWPRIGAPAGLEDTRPPRFAQFVGFAFTAVALTAFVLGADAAGYGLTALAFAVAALNASTGLCLGCKAYQLVSRRKPA, encoded by the coding sequence ATGCGCAGCACCAGTGGTGGCGCGTGCCCGCTCCGCGCCCAGGTCGATCCGCGCCTCCTGCGCTTCAGCGCCGCGGCCACAGCCTGCGTGCTCGCCGTCGTGCTGCTCGTCGTCGGTGCTGCTCGACCGTTGGGTCTCGGCCTGCTCGCCTCCCAGGTCGCCGTGTTCGCGTTCACCGCCTTCGTGAGTTTTCAGTGGTCGGTGTGGGCGCAGCTCTTCGCCCGTTTCATCTGGCCGCGGATCGGAGCGCCGGCCGGGTTGGAGGATACCCGGCCGCCGAGATTCGCTCAGTTCGTGGGCTTCGCGTTCACAGCGGTGGCGCTGACCGCCTTTGTACTCGGCGCCGATGCGGCCGGCTACGGCCTGACCGCTCTCGCCTTCGCCGTGGCAGCCCTCAACGCATCCACCGGGCTGTGCTTGGGCTGCAAGGCCTACCAGCTGGTCAGCCGACGGAAGCCGGCCTGA
- the coaBC gene encoding bifunctional phosphopantothenoylcysteine decarboxylase/phosphopantothenate--cysteine ligase CoaBC: MTSTGDTSPDHAASGAAASGEPPKRPSVVLGVGGGIAAYKVCDLLRRLTESGHRVRVVPTAAALEFVGAATWAALSGQPVTPDPFDAVEEVPHVRIGKGADLVVVAPATANLIAKAAHGLADDLLTNTLLTARCPILFAAAMHTEMWEHPATQANVATLRSRGITVLDPAVGRLTGADTGRGRLPEPSEIFAISQLMLADEAARAAGEAVADLTGKHVLISAGGTREHLDPVRYLGNSSSGKQGYALARIAAARGAKVTLVAANSELPDPAGVQVVPVTSTRDLYDEITGRAVDADAIVMAAAPADFRPADVAEHKIKKTADGSVPAVSLVQNPDILATISHDRQRTDQVIVGFAAETGDAEHSVLELGRAKLERKGCDLLVVNDVSGGKVFGSDLNEAVILDREGTALPVPSGSKDALAGVIWNLVATRWS, from the coding sequence ATGACCTCGACCGGGGACACCTCACCGGACCACGCCGCTTCCGGCGCCGCCGCTTCCGGCGAGCCGCCGAAGCGGCCGTCGGTCGTTCTGGGGGTCGGCGGTGGCATCGCGGCCTACAAGGTCTGCGACCTGCTCCGCCGGCTGACCGAGTCCGGGCACCGCGTCCGGGTGGTCCCGACCGCTGCCGCGCTGGAGTTCGTCGGCGCCGCCACCTGGGCGGCGCTGTCCGGCCAGCCGGTGACGCCGGACCCCTTCGACGCCGTCGAGGAGGTCCCGCACGTCCGGATCGGCAAGGGCGCGGACCTCGTCGTCGTCGCGCCCGCCACGGCGAACCTGATCGCCAAGGCGGCCCATGGCCTGGCCGACGACCTGCTCACCAACACGCTGCTCACCGCGCGCTGCCCGATCCTGTTCGCGGCCGCGATGCACACCGAGATGTGGGAGCACCCGGCCACCCAGGCGAACGTCGCCACTCTGCGGTCCCGTGGGATCACCGTGCTCGACCCCGCGGTCGGCCGGCTGACCGGTGCCGACACCGGCCGCGGCCGGCTGCCCGAGCCGTCCGAGATCTTCGCGATCAGCCAGCTGATGCTCGCCGACGAGGCGGCCCGCGCGGCCGGCGAGGCGGTGGCCGACCTGACCGGCAAGCACGTGCTGATCAGCGCCGGTGGGACCCGCGAGCACCTCGACCCGGTCCGGTACCTCGGCAACTCCTCGTCCGGCAAGCAGGGCTACGCGCTGGCCCGGATCGCGGCCGCCCGGGGTGCGAAGGTCACCCTGGTCGCGGCGAACTCCGAGCTGCCCGACCCGGCCGGCGTCCAGGTCGTCCCGGTCACCTCGACCCGTGACCTGTACGACGAGATCACCGGCCGGGCCGTGGACGCGGACGCGATCGTGATGGCGGCGGCCCCGGCCGACTTCCGCCCGGCCGACGTCGCCGAGCACAAGATCAAGAAGACCGCCGACGGGTCGGTCCCCGCGGTCAGCCTGGTGCAGAACCCGGACATCCTGGCGACGATCTCGCACGACCGGCAGCGCACCGACCAGGTCATCGTCGGGTTCGCGGCCGAGACCGGCGACGCGGAGCACAGCGTGCTCGAGCTCGGCCGGGCCAAGCTGGAGCGCAAGGGCTGCGACCTGCTGGTGGTGAACGACGTCTCCGGCGGCAAGGTCTTCGGCAGCGACCTGAACGAGGCGGTCATCCTGGACCGCGAAGGCACCGCCCTCCCGGTCCCGTCCGGCAGCAAGGACGCCCTGGCCGGCGTCATCTGGAACCTGGTCGCCACCCGCTGGTCCTGA
- the rpoZ gene encoding DNA-directed RNA polymerase subunit omega, whose amino-acid sequence MSGNQPVAIGITSPPIDDLLTRTDSKYKLVLYSAKRARQINAYYSQLGEGLLEYVGPLVETHVQEKPLSIAMREINEGVLTCTDIDPEAEAEAAAAAAEKSAAE is encoded by the coding sequence TTGTCTGGCAACCAGCCTGTCGCCATCGGCATCACCTCTCCGCCGATCGACGACCTGCTCACCCGTACCGACTCCAAGTACAAGCTGGTCCTGTACTCGGCCAAGCGGGCGCGGCAGATCAACGCGTACTACTCCCAGCTCGGCGAGGGCCTGCTGGAGTACGTCGGCCCCCTGGTCGAGACCCACGTCCAGGAGAAGCCGCTCTCGATCGCGATGCGCGAGATCAACGAGGGCGTGCTGACCTGCACCGACATCGACCCCGAGGCCGAGGCGGAGGCCGCCGCGGCCGCTGCGGAGAAGTCCGCAGCGGAGTAA
- the gmk gene encoding guanylate kinase, giving the protein MTMERTDDGKTDVRETAGLGTGGARLTVLAGPTAVGKGTVAADIRERFEDVWISVSATTRKARPGEIHGVHYLFVSDEEFDRMIADGELLEWAVVHKAARYGTPKQPVIDKLAEGRPALLEIDLQGARQVRETMPEAQFVFLAPPSWDELVRRLVFRGTETAEERERRLETAVLELAAEKEFDVTIVNASVREAADQLVKLIRSPLPSGKS; this is encoded by the coding sequence ATGACCATGGAGCGGACGGACGACGGGAAGACGGACGTGCGGGAGACAGCGGGGCTCGGGACCGGCGGCGCGAGGCTGACGGTGCTGGCCGGGCCGACCGCGGTGGGCAAGGGCACGGTCGCGGCCGACATCCGGGAGCGGTTCGAGGACGTCTGGATCTCGGTTTCCGCGACCACCCGCAAGGCGCGGCCGGGCGAGATCCACGGCGTGCACTACCTGTTCGTGTCGGACGAGGAGTTCGACCGGATGATCGCCGACGGCGAGCTGCTGGAGTGGGCGGTCGTGCACAAGGCGGCTCGCTACGGCACGCCGAAGCAGCCGGTGATCGACAAGCTGGCCGAGGGCCGGCCCGCGCTGCTGGAGATCGACCTGCAGGGTGCCCGCCAGGTCCGGGAGACGATGCCGGAGGCTCAGTTCGTCTTCCTCGCCCCGCCGAGCTGGGACGAACTGGTCCGCCGACTGGTCTTCCGGGGCACCGAAACGGCCGAGGAGCGGGAGCGCCGGCTGGAGACCGCGGTGCTCGAGCTGGCGGCCGAGAAGGAGTTCGACGTGACGATCGTGAACGCCTCGGTTCGGGAGGCGGCCGATCAGTTGGTAAAGTTGATCCGATCACCCCTTCCTTCTGGAAAGAGCTGA
- the mihF gene encoding integration host factor, actinobacterial type, giving the protein MPLPTLTPEQRAAALDKAAAARRERAEIKNRIRHSGASPTEVLHEGQTNDVIGKMRVSALLQCIPGVGKVRAQQIMQRAGISETRRVRGLGSNQIAALEREFAE; this is encoded by the coding sequence GTGCCACTTCCTACTTTGACCCCGGAGCAGCGGGCCGCTGCGCTGGACAAGGCCGCGGCCGCCCGCCGGGAGCGCGCTGAGATCAAGAACCGGATCCGGCACTCGGGGGCGTCTCCGACCGAGGTGCTCCACGAGGGACAGACGAACGACGTGATCGGCAAGATGCGGGTGAGCGCGCTGCTGCAGTGCATCCCCGGCGTCGGCAAGGTGCGCGCGCAGCAGATCATGCAGCGCGCCGGCATCTCCGAGACCCGGCGCGTCCGTGGGCTGGGTTCGAACCAGATCGCCGCGCTCGAGCGCGAATTCGCCGAGTGA
- the pyrF gene encoding orotidine-5'-phosphate decarboxylase yields the protein MRVRDVPMSNQPFGTRLRAVMDQRGPLCVGIDPHAHLLDGWGLPDTAEGLATFTYGVVDALADRVAVFKPQSAFFERFGSAGIAVLEQATIRLREAGALVIIDAKRGDIGSTMAGYAAAYLAEKAPLACDALTVSPYLGFGSLQPTIDVARESGAGLFVLALTSNPEGPQFQSARTAAGPTVAGAVLDGLRELNADAEDLGSFGAVVGATIAKTTENLDIHGPLLAPGLGAQGATAESLVDVFGPAVRNVVPSSSREILGAGPDVVALQDAAARTNDAFRTVLGY from the coding sequence ATGAGAGTGCGTGACGTCCCTATGAGCAACCAGCCCTTCGGAACCCGGCTCCGCGCCGTCATGGACCAGCGCGGCCCGCTCTGCGTCGGGATCGACCCGCACGCCCACCTCCTCGACGGGTGGGGCCTGCCCGACACCGCCGAGGGCCTGGCCACCTTCACGTACGGCGTGGTCGACGCGCTGGCCGACCGGGTCGCCGTGTTCAAGCCGCAGTCCGCGTTCTTCGAGCGGTTCGGCTCGGCCGGGATCGCGGTGCTCGAGCAGGCCACGATCCGGCTCCGCGAAGCGGGTGCGCTGGTCATCATCGACGCCAAGCGCGGCGACATCGGCTCCACCATGGCCGGGTACGCCGCGGCCTACCTGGCCGAGAAGGCGCCGCTCGCCTGCGACGCGCTCACGGTGAGCCCGTACCTCGGGTTCGGCTCCCTCCAGCCCACGATCGACGTGGCGCGGGAGTCGGGTGCCGGCTTGTTCGTCCTCGCCCTGACGTCGAACCCGGAGGGCCCGCAGTTCCAGTCCGCCCGGACTGCGGCAGGTCCGACGGTGGCGGGCGCGGTCCTCGACGGGTTGCGCGAGCTGAACGCCGACGCCGAAGACCTCGGCTCCTTCGGCGCGGTCGTCGGTGCCACCATCGCCAAGACCACCGAGAACCTCGACATCCACGGACCGTTGCTGGCGCCGGGCCTGGGTGCCCAGGGCGCGACCGCGGAGAGCCTGGTGGACGTCTTCGGTCCCGCCGTCCGCAACGTGGTCCCGTCGAGCTCCCGGGAGATCCTCGGCGCCGGCCCGGACGTGGTCGCTCTGCAGGACGCGGCGGCGCGGACGAACGACGCCTTCCGGACTGTGCTCGGTTACTGA
- a CDS encoding quinone-dependent dihydroorotate dehydrogenase translates to MSQVYRRVVRPVLYRLGRGDAEVAHEQTLHGLRRLSRVPGTVGALSRTYGALPAGLGRTVFGVRFPSPVGLAAGMDKNGVALPAWRALGFGFVEVGTVTAQPQPGNEKPRLFRLVESEAVINRMGFNNLGSAALAERLAGYGDLGYPLGISIGKSKVTPLADAVEDYVTSLRRLYRYGDYFAVNVSSPNTPGLRSLQDAGHLRELLAALHTEAAGMSSGGRAGKPILVKIAPDLTEQAIDELLGVCTEVGVAGIIATNTTIGRSGLAPADQALAAEAGGLSGRPLTETSAKTVAHIHGETGGALPIIGVGGVLEPSDAARLFDAGASLVQLYTGLIYRGPGLVRRTNRLLADHSDPTEDLDESA, encoded by the coding sequence TTGAGCCAGGTGTACCGCCGGGTGGTCAGGCCGGTGCTGTACCGGCTGGGGCGCGGGGACGCCGAGGTCGCGCACGAGCAGACGTTGCACGGGTTGCGGCGGCTGAGCCGGGTCCCCGGCACGGTCGGCGCGCTCTCGCGGACGTACGGCGCCCTCCCGGCCGGGCTCGGGCGGACCGTCTTCGGCGTCCGCTTCCCGAGCCCGGTCGGGCTGGCCGCCGGGATGGACAAGAACGGTGTCGCCCTGCCGGCCTGGCGGGCCCTCGGCTTCGGCTTCGTCGAGGTCGGTACCGTCACGGCCCAGCCGCAGCCGGGGAACGAGAAGCCGCGGCTGTTCCGGTTGGTCGAGAGCGAGGCCGTGATCAACCGGATGGGCTTCAACAACCTCGGCTCGGCCGCGCTGGCCGAACGGCTGGCCGGCTACGGCGACCTCGGGTACCCGCTCGGCATCAGCATCGGAAAGTCCAAGGTGACGCCGCTGGCGGACGCCGTCGAGGACTACGTGACGTCGCTGCGCCGGCTCTACCGGTACGGCGACTACTTCGCGGTCAACGTGAGTTCGCCGAACACGCCGGGCCTGCGCAGCCTGCAGGACGCGGGCCACCTCCGCGAGCTGCTGGCCGCGTTGCACACCGAGGCCGCCGGGATGAGTTCTGGTGGCCGGGCCGGCAAGCCGATCCTGGTGAAGATCGCCCCCGACCTGACCGAGCAGGCGATCGACGAGTTGCTCGGCGTCTGCACCGAGGTCGGTGTCGCGGGCATCATCGCGACCAACACGACCATCGGCCGGTCGGGTCTGGCACCCGCCGACCAGGCCCTCGCGGCCGAGGCTGGTGGTTTGTCCGGCCGACCGCTGACCGAGACCTCCGCCAAGACGGTGGCCCACATCCATGGCGAGACCGGGGGAGCGCTGCCGATCATCGGTGTCGGCGGCGTCCTGGAGCCCTCGGACGCGGCCCGCCTGTTCGACGCGGGTGCGAGCCTCGTCCAGCTGTACACCGGCCTGATCTACCGCGGCCCGGGTCTGGTCCGCCGGACGAACCGGCTGCTCGCCGATCACTCCGACCCCACTGAGGACCTTGATGAGAGTGCGTGA